From a single Alkalihalophilus pseudofirmus genomic region:
- a CDS encoding YihY/virulence factor BrkB family protein encodes MKKNSFMKHFMEQLKTDPIPDWSATFAYYFMLSIFPLLIFMIALLPYFQLNIDQVYQILYDYVPSDLADLFGNTILEVISHPQGGLVSFGVIAAMWSASNGVNALIRAVNRAYGIEETRNFLSLRLLSILLTLCMIFVVVTTLLLPVFGKLIINGMEYLFAVPPETAEFLNVLRWIIGIGLMTLVLMFLYWAAPNVKLKFKQVIIGALSATIGWQIISLLFSYYVTNFGNYSATYGSLGGVIILMLWFFLTGLIIIVGGEINATIFHQKRAKAENL; translated from the coding sequence ATGAAAAAGAACTCGTTTATGAAGCATTTTATGGAACAATTAAAAACGGATCCCATCCCAGATTGGTCAGCTACATTTGCCTATTACTTCATGTTATCTATTTTCCCATTGCTGATTTTTATGATCGCCCTTTTGCCATACTTTCAATTAAATATTGATCAAGTGTATCAAATCTTATATGATTATGTGCCAAGCGATTTAGCCGATTTGTTTGGGAATACGATTCTTGAAGTGATCAGCCACCCTCAAGGCGGTTTAGTCTCATTTGGGGTAATCGCAGCCATGTGGTCAGCATCAAATGGAGTAAATGCCCTCATTCGCGCTGTAAACCGCGCCTATGGCATTGAGGAAACAAGGAATTTCCTGTCACTGCGATTGCTTTCGATCCTGCTTACGTTATGCATGATTTTTGTGGTGGTAACGACCCTCCTTTTGCCGGTGTTTGGTAAATTAATTATTAATGGAATGGAATACTTGTTTGCCGTACCACCCGAGACCGCTGAATTCTTAAACGTATTAAGGTGGATTATAGGGATCGGGCTTATGACTCTTGTTCTTATGTTTTTATATTGGGCAGCACCAAATGTAAAATTGAAGTTTAAACAAGTCATAATTGGGGCATTAAGTGCTACTATAGGGTGGCAAATCATCTCTCTGCTTTTTTCCTATTACGTGACTAACTTTGGTAACTACTCAGCAACCTATGGAAGTTTAGGCGGAGTCATTATCCTAATGCTTTGGTTTTTCTTAACCGGTCTGATTATCATCGTCGGCGGAGAGATCAATGCGACAATTTTTCACCAAAAACGGGCGAAAGCAGAGAATTTATAG
- a CDS encoding HU family DNA-binding protein, protein MNKTELINEVAERTQLSKKDAGNAVNEVFDVISETMSKGETVQLIGFGNFEVRERAARKGRNPQTGEEIDIPATKTPAFKAGKQLKDAVK, encoded by the coding sequence ATGAATAAAACAGAACTTATTAATGAAGTTGCTGAACGTACGCAATTATCTAAAAAAGATGCAGGGAACGCAGTAAATGAAGTATTTGATGTGATTTCAGAAACAATGTCAAAAGGCGAGACCGTTCAATTGATCGGTTTTGGAAACTTTGAAGTGCGTGAACGCGCTGCAAGAAAAGGGCGCAATCCGCAAACTGGTGAAGAAATTGATATTCCTGCAACAAAAACACCGGCATTCAAAGCTGGTAAACAACTGAAAGATGCTGTTAAGTAA
- a CDS encoding RDD family protein, producing the protein MVKQPAGFWIRFGASILDGLLLGLVTFIISMALNFNEDGQLIFDSVVQLAYLLILPVLWYGYTLGKKVCGIRIVRMDGSNVGFGTMLLRVLVAGFVYVITLGIAYVVSAFMVGLRKDKRSIHDMIANTYVTYEKPVENENPYQTKA; encoded by the coding sequence ATGGTGAAACAGCCCGCGGGATTTTGGATCCGTTTTGGAGCTTCTATTTTAGATGGATTGTTATTAGGACTTGTTACATTTATCATTTCAATGGCTTTGAATTTTAATGAGGATGGGCAGTTAATTTTTGATTCGGTTGTTCAGTTAGCCTATCTGCTGATTCTTCCTGTCTTATGGTACGGCTATACGTTAGGGAAAAAGGTATGCGGAATTCGTATTGTGAGAATGGACGGCAGCAACGTTGGATTCGGTACGATGCTTCTTCGCGTGCTCGTAGCAGGTTTTGTGTATGTGATTACACTAGGGATTGCCTATGTTGTATCGGCATTTATGGTCGGCTTACGTAAAGATAAACGTAGTATTCACGATATGATTGCGAATACGTATGTAACGTATGAGAAGCCAGTAGAAAATGAAAATCCATATCAAACCAAAGCATAA
- a CDS encoding biotin transporter BioY, producing the protein MSSRKRYFSTIELVLIPMFAALMAIGANVTSFLVIGGVPITLQTLFATLAGALLGSRRGALAMMIYVLIGLAGFPVFAQFRGGLGSLVSPTFGFLLSFIILAFVVGKIIERSSKKSVSTFMVACFVGLTINYVLGTNYMYFAYQFIADLDAITYGMAWSWMVAPLVKDIIFTIFAAVLASRIYHTVNKNANPLQRKLAS; encoded by the coding sequence ATGTCAAGTCGTAAACGCTATTTTTCTACTATTGAACTGGTCCTTATCCCAATGTTTGCAGCCTTAATGGCGATCGGTGCAAACGTTACATCCTTCTTAGTGATTGGCGGGGTACCTATCACGCTGCAAACACTGTTTGCGACATTAGCCGGTGCTCTCTTAGGCTCAAGACGCGGTGCTCTAGCTATGATGATTTATGTCCTGATTGGACTAGCTGGCTTCCCTGTTTTCGCCCAATTTCGCGGAGGCTTAGGTTCTCTTGTCAGCCCTACGTTTGGATTTTTATTATCTTTTATCATTCTAGCTTTTGTCGTTGGTAAAATCATTGAGAGAAGCAGCAAGAAATCCGTTTCAACATTTATGGTTGCATGCTTTGTGGGTCTTACGATAAATTATGTTCTCGGAACGAATTATATGTACTTCGCTTATCAATTTATTGCAGACCTAGATGCGATCACTTACGGTATGGCTTGGTCATGGATGGTTGCACCTCTTGTAAAAGATATCATCTTTACAATTTTCGCAGCTGTTCTTGCTTCTCGTATTTATCACACGGTTAATAAAAACGCGAACCCCCTTCAACGAAAGCTAGCTTCATAA